The sequence GACTTCTTCTTTTTCGTCCCCCTTTAAGTTGGGTAGCAACTTTTTGCTTTTTAAAAGAAGAAGGGAGCTTGCTCCTCCCAAAAATTCGGCTCCAGAGTCCACCGAAGATTCATGGCTTTTAAGTAATTCTTCTAAAAAATTTTTGATAATAGTCTGGATCTCAACGGTATAAATATTGATTTCATCTCTTTGGATAAGATGAAGAAGTAAGTCCAGTGGTCCTTCAAAATTTTCTAGTGTGATGGTGGGTATAAGATTCATAAGATACACTTATAACCCAAAGTAAATTTCTAGAACAACCAGTTTATTCCAACTAAAAAGGCGCCTTGTTGAATGCTTTGATGATGATTCCATGTGTGATCGGATAATGAGTCAGTAAGGTCTCTGTTGATTGAGCCAAACCAAGTATAGGAGTATTCGAAATTGACCATATAGGAATCAACAGAAAAAGTGATGCCTCCTCCTACTTTTGGCCCCCATAAACTCTTTCCAAGACTAAATACAGAATTTGCAGGTATTCCAAAGTTGGATGTACCACTATTATTTTCAAGTCGCAAGCTCCAATGACCCGTTGCAAATCCTCCTAAGATGTAGGGTGTCACTTGGCAAATGGCGTAGCCAAGGCGAAGGTCTGCTCCCCATTGAAAATCATTTTTTAAGTTTGCAGTATGGTTGGCAATTCCAGATGTGTCGGTATCATGCGTAAGTGTGCGACTTGCGCTATTGTAAAGAAGGTTTCCTTGAACTGCGATAAAGAAATTATCGCTATAAGTTTGTACTCCGACAACACCGCCTCCAAGTGCTTCTAAGCCACCTAGTGTGGCTCTATGAGTTTCTCCAGAAATCCTGTCAAAAGCTCGGTATTTTCCAGAAGGAGAATTTGCACCTCCAACAATTCCAACATAAGCATTGACGCGCTGGTAGCAGAAATTATTTGCACAGCTACTAGAAGCTATAAAAATAGCTATTAAGCATGTTAAGATCAAATAGTTTGTTTTTTTCATGCAGTCCAAATTTATTTTTTCCCAGGCTCTGATACAGGCGTATAGGTATACTTTACGTTTATGGTGCACTCTGCTTCTGGATTATCTGACACTACGATGGTACATTCCTTGTGGACGTGTACTCTTGTAAGATTGGCTTTTTCAGGGCTGCTGGCACGGACATCTTGTAAAACAACGTCAAAATCGGCTTCACAGATGAAAGTGTGGGGATCGGCATCTGGAGTTCTAGATGGTAAAGAGATGCTAGCATTTGTAGGCTGTGCAGTGAGAATCAAGTCCTGACTACTTAATTGATGGTTAAGCGAAAGAGGAGTAGAAAAGATGCCTCCACTTAAAAAATGCTTTAATATAGTTATGGGACTGCCAGGTCCAGGAGAATGCCTTGTTGCCTTTAAGCATTCTGCAAATTTTTGACCAATAGCATCTTCATCTTTATAAGAGGTATTTACTCCGTTAATAGTAAGTTGGTAGGGCGCTGAACTACCATTGACAATCTTGGAATGTTCTTTTTGTATACTTTTTGACATTTCTTCGGAAGTGCGCTCTTGGCCTGTTGCACGGTCTATTCGAGATCCCTCAAGTGGCCTTTCTGAGGTTTTTGGATAGTATTTGGTTAAGAAATCAGCAGCTCGTTGCGAGTGAGTATTAGCAGGTTCGTGATTTACCAACATATTGTCAAAGTCGGCTGTATATTGTATATCTCGTGCTTCTCTTGCAAGCTTGCGGTGCATAGCAACGCCTCCAAAACCAAGGCCAAAAATGGAAGCAAAAGTCATTTTAAGAACATTTCCAAAAGACCATTGGATTTTAGCTTTTACTCGGCTAGGATCGAGAGGAGGTGGAGTTTTTCCAGTTTCGCTTATGTGTTTGCTTGCAAGACTTGCTACACGATGGATATTTTCTGGTAGAGGTTTAGTTGCTTTTTGACCAGGGGTAGGTTCTAAGGGTGTTGTAGGGCTGTTGGGAGTAAGATTTACCATTGTTTTCTCCTTTTTGTTTTTTACCCTATCAAACTAATAATTTATTGTTAAGTATTATCTACAAAGTTTCGAGTTGCAATAAATCGCTCCCTTTTATATCCTCTACGTTCTTTGGCCAGATAGCTCAGTTGGTAGAGCAGAGGACTGAAAATCCTTGTGTCGCTGGTTCGATTCCAGTTCTGGCCACTTGGCGCTGAAATTGTTTGAATGAAAATAGTTTCAGCGCTTCTTTTTTTGCTACGAGTTTTTGGATTTCTTATTTGTAACTTGACGACAAAAACGTAGCTGTTGTAGACTGCTTTGCAAATTAAGAGATAAATTGAGTTTCAGATTTCAGGGGGCAACATGTACGCCATTATTGCGACAGGTGGAAAGCAGTATCGAGTAGAAAAAGGTGATGTCATTGACGTTGAGCTTCTCGGTCAAGAGGTAGATAGTGCTGTAGAGTTTAATGAAGTTCTCTTCATTGGTAATGGAAGCACAACAAAAGTAGGCGATCCTCACATAGGTGGTTCTATCGTTAAAGGAGAGCTTGTAGATGAAGTAAAGGGCCCAAAAGTCGTTGCTTTTAAATACAAACGCCGCAAAAACTACAGAAGAAAAGTGGGACATCGTCAAAGATATTCTAGAGTAAAGATTACTGATATTATTGGTTAAGAGAGGACGTCATGGCACATAAGAAAGGTCAGGGATCAAGCCGTAACGGTCGTGATTCCGTCTCAAAGAGACTTGGAGTAAAAGCTTGTCAGGGTGAATTTGTTACAGCAGGTAGCATCTTGATTCGCCAAAGAGGTACTAAGTGGCATCCTGCAAAGCATGTAGGTCGTGGCAATGATGATACATTGTTTGCACTTGTTGATGGCACAGTCATGTTCCGTAAAACAAATCGCACCTATGTTTCAGTTCAGCCAGTTATCTGATTTGTCGCCCTTTAGCTTATAGTTTATAGCGTTTGGCCCGGCGGGCCAAACGTTTAAGCTTTCCTTCACGTCTCTATCGTTGATTTTTTTATAAAACTACATTTAAACCATTCGTGGAATCGACGTGGAATCGAAATGTAGTTTATGTAATTGGGATGCGGGCACGGGCGCGTATAAAATTTTTCATTCACGATGTGTATAAAGTTAAGATAAATTATGTTTGTTGATCATGTAACAGTAAAATTTGCCGCAGGCAAAGGCGGAAACGGCGTTGTTGCATGGCGCAGAGAAAAATTCATGCCTAAAGGTGGTCCCTCTGGGGGCAATGGAGGAAAGGGTGGATCTGTTATTTTAATTGCAGATGACCAAGTTCCCTCATTGGAAGCCTACCGTAATCGTCGTTTGATTAAAGCAGATGATGGAAAAGCTGGGGGAGCAAGTTCTCGCCAAGGTAAAAAGGGTGATGATCTTACAATCAAAGTTCCTTGTGGAACCCTGGTAAAAGATAAAAAAACAGGTGATATTCTCTTCGATCTTACGGAGCATGGACAGACATTTATTTTATGTCAGGGCGGAAAGGGCGGAAAAGGTAACGAATTTTACAAGACACCTACGCGTCAAGCACCTAACTTTTGCACTCTTGGTACACCTGGCCAGCAAAAAGAGGTGGAACTAGAATTAAAACTCATTGCAGATATTGGTCTTGTAGGTTTTCCAAACGCAGGAAAGTCCACATTCATGTCAAAAGTTACGTATGTTCCAGTAAAAATTGCTGCCTACCCCTTTACAACTCTTAGGCCCAATCTTGGTTATATTCAGCTGGAAAACAAAAAAAAACTTTTACTTGCAGATATTCCTGGTATTATTGAAGGGGCACATGCAAATAAAGGGCTTGGTCTTGAGTTTTTACGTCATATTGAACGCACACAATTGCTTATTTATATTGTAGATGCTTCTGGTATCGATGGAAGAAATCCTGTTGACGATCTTTTAGTATTGCAAAATGAGCTTAAGTCGTATGATGAAGAGCTTTTAAAAAGGCCTTTTCTTGTAGTCCTCAATAAAATGGATGCAGATGATTCTGAAATGTATGCAGAGGAGTTTAGAGAAAAGTATCCTTTTACAAAAGAGACTCTTTTTGAAATATCTGCTCTTACAGGAGATGGCATACCCTCTCTTCTTCACACGCTTTGTGAGATTTATTCTTAATAACTTATGTTACGCAAAAACTTTAAAATAATAGCTAACTTTTTACTTTATGAGCCTTAAAGAGGCAGCCTAAATAAGCGCATCCTGCAACAAGTGCGATGGTAGCCCCCGCTGGCCAGTCAAGATTATAAGAAAGCATCGTTCCAAAAATACAAAAGGCTGCACTAATAATAATTGCAAACACCATAATGAGAGAAAGCCTTTTCGTGAATAGGCCTGCAATTGTTGCAGGTAATGTAAGCATGGCAATTGCAAGGATAATGCCAACTACTTGGATCAATAGCACAACAGATACAGCAATGAGAGCAAGCAAAAGAAGGTAAAGGGTATGCACAGGAATGCCTTGTAGATAAGCTTGTTCCTCATCAAAGCAGATTGCAAGAAAGCGTTTATGTAAAAGTAATACGATTCCAAGTACAACAATGTCTAAGCTACAGAGCATCCAGATGTCACTATGACTTACCCACAAGATGTTGCCAAGAAGAAAGCTCATGAGCTCTACATTGAATCCGGGCGTTTGAGAAATAAAAATAACGCCAACAGCCATGCCAACAGCCCAAAGGGTTGCAATGACAGAATCTTCTCGTTGACGGTATTTCAGGTGAATCCAGCCAATAATTAATGCTGATACAACTGCTGCAATGAGGGCGCCTAAGATAGGTGTTGCATACTCAATGCCTTGTGTGCGTTTGAGCCATAAGCAAAGGCCCATGCCTCCAAGAACAGAATGCGCAATGCTGCCGCTAATAAATACAATACGTTTGACTACAACATAGGATCCAACAATACCACTTGCAACAGATGCAACAATTCCTGCAAGAAGAGCTGTTTGTAAAATGGGATTTGTTAGAAATGCTTGAATAAATGCGATCATTGTTTCCTTGGAAAGAAGGGGGTTATGGGGGGATGGTAAAGGCCTATTGCAAAATGTTCACAAACTTGTTCAGGACGTAATACAACCACTTCTTTTTGAACGCAAAAAATGCGTTGAACATGTTTCATAATGGCTTTTAGGTCATGTGTTACCATTAAGATGGTCTTGTTGTTTTTCAGTTTTATGAGTATGTCATAAATGTCTGCTTCTGCATGAACGTCGACACTTGCTGTTGGCTCATCGAGAAGAAGAATTTCAGGATCAGATGCAAGGGCTCTTGCAATGAGTGCCCTTTGAGCTTGTCCTCCAGAAAGTGTGCCAAATGGACGGTCTTTAAAATCAATTAGGTTAACTTGTTCTAGGACATTGAGCGCATATTTCTTGTCTTTTTCAGGAAATCCTCCCCACCAAGGGGCAAAAGAGAGCCTTCCACCAAGGACTAGTTCAAATACGGAAATGGGAAAATGCTTATCAAAGCGCATGACTTGTGGAACATAAGCAATTTTTTTTCGCGCAGCTTTAGGGCTTTCTCCAAGCACTGAAATAGAGCCCTGCGTTGGCCTTAAAAGCCCCATAATGAGTTTTAATAGAGTTGTTTTCCCCCCACCATTGGGACCAATAATACCAATAAATTCATTTGCTTCAACAGAGACCGTTACATTTTGAAGTATCCACTCATCTTCGTAAGAAAAGCTAAGAGATTCTGTTTGAATGATGCTCATGAGGACAACTTTTGCTTGTTAGTGATTAGAAAATAGAAGACCGATTTTTTTTAGATTATTGAGATAGTCTCCAGAATAAGGGTCTACACTATAGATTTGAGCGTTAATTTCTTTGGCGATGAGAAGAGCGCCTTTATTCTGGTACTGCTCTTGTGTAAAAACGCGTGTTAAATTAAGGGAGCGCACTTTGTTGAGCAGTTCTGTAAGTTGTCTAGAAGAAGGGTCTTTTCCTTCTATCTCAAGAGAGAGTTGAACAAAGTTGTAGTCTCTTCCAAGGTAGCCAAAAGCTGGGTGAGACACTAGAATATAGCGGACGGGCATGCTTTGAAAAAGAAGAATAAGCTCTTTGTCTAAGTCTTGCAGATCATGGATCAAAGAACAAAAGTTTTTTTCGTAAAGTTCTCTGTTTTCTGGAAAAGCTGTAATGAGGGCGTCTTTTATGGTTTTAGCTTGAACTTGTGCAAGTCTTGGACTCAGCCATATGTGAGTGTCTTTGTCATCACCATGTTGTGAGCAGCCCTTGCATTTTGCATGAGAGTCCATAGTAAGTAGAGGGATATCTTTTCTGGTATCTATGATGATCATATTAGGCTTGTGACTAGTAAGAACGTCGATTGCACGAGGCTCAAAGGGCTCTCCTATGCGAAACCAGATTATTGCACGGCTTGCATTAATAATTTGTTTAGGAGAGGGCTCAAAGCTGTGGGGGCTTGCGCCTGGTGGCACAAGTACGTCGACAACAACGCTATCATCGGCAATTCTTTCTACAAAAAATTTCTCCGGAGCGATACTGACCAAAACACGAGGTTTTTCCTGAGCTGTCAGGAAAGAAGCCAAGAAAACAAAGAAAAGAAAAAATAGATGCATGACGATCGTTTGTTAAAGTTTGAGAAATCTAAGGAGCTTATAGTACTTTATAGTAAAGCTATTTTTCAAGATGATTAATACTGTGAGGAATTCTCGCTGCGAGAGAATCCTCGTAATATTTTATGCTTGAAGAAGAACTCTTTTTTGGAGTAAGCTCTTGCATCTTTTGGAGGAGTGTCCGAGTGGCCGATGGAGCATGCTTGGAAAGCATGTGTACGTGATAAACGTACCGTGGGTTCGAATCCCACCTCCTCCGACATATGGGATGATCTGACACTGCTACTAGCTTATCAAACGGCTCACGCAGTGTTATGATCGCCTTTTTATCCTTTCATTTCCAATATGCAAAGATTTATACATAATTATAATGAATGTTGTACAACGTAAGATAAGTATAATAAAACTTAACTAGGATTTACTAGATGTCAAGTCCTGATATGCAATTACATGAAAAAATTCAAACAGATCTTTTCCAGTGAGGCCTAAAACACTTGGATATGACTGGCTCTTAATAAAATTTTAATGCAGGCATGTTACAATCCTCTTAGTTTATTAACTAAAAGGATATGAAATGACGGCTAATCTTAATCTTTCAGCAACAAACATATACCAAAACACTGAATACAGTCAAAATATTATTGATAAGTCAAGAAAAAGCCGATTCTGTTGTTTTGTGAAATTTAGTCAAATAATCTTAATATCTCCTTTTACAACAACTGCAAAATTTACTTTTCGCGTCGTTAAACTTCTTACTTGGGATCCAATAAAAGCGGGCGTTTACAAAATTTGTGGCTATCATACAGAGTCTGCGGCTCTTTTAGAAGGCGAATATCTTAAAACAGTGAAAGCTGTTAGGGACATCTTATTTATTCCGTCCATTGCAAGACGCGCATTAATCGATATGGTTGCAACACAAGAAGTACTTGTTGATGATATTCAACTGATGACTGCTCAAGACTTTCTTAATGTCAAGCACGTAGCACAATTTGAACAGTTTTCTAGTTTTCTGCATGGTGTTAAAACATTTGAAATCATTAAACCTGAAATGATCACAGAGTTTCCAGCAACTAACGATCCAACATTGAAAACTGTCATGGCATCGAATATTTTTAAATCAGGCATCATGGCAATCAACTTTGGTATCCCAAATGTCTCTACCTTTGTAACTAAATCAGAAAAAGATGGTGCTATTCAAACAGTAAAGGTTGATGCTAAATCTCTTCGCAGAGAAGCTATGACCTATCATGCAACAAATGGTAAAATTCAGTCTGGAGTTTTTCTTATTCCATCTAATCTTCCAAAAGAAGCCTTAGAGCGATTTGAACAAGCAGCAAAAGACTTGGAAGGACGCAAAGACATCACTTGTGTCAACACAAACTGTCGTGTATTACAACAAGCAGGATTCTCGATTGAAGGGGTAGTTATGGATGATGTTGTCTTCCCTAATACATTTATGGAACACTTAATGTTCCGAAATGTATTTTTCACTGACTCTAGCGGGGTAAAACACAAAGTTCATTTTAAAATCCTTAATACAACAGAGCATAGCCTTGAAAAGTTCTTTGAGGACGTAGACACAGCTGTCGTTGGCACGCGTCTTCGTCACCGTGTCCGTCATGCTGACACTGAAGAAAATCAGAAAACTCGCGGAATTGCTGCAAAAGCTTTGATCGCTCAAGAAAAAACACGCCTTGAAGCAGCAGGACCTCTTCAAGAAATAAATGATGAGTATTTAGGAAAACGCAAAGTGACTGTTTCCGTTCCCTCATTCCTAGGTGAAGCCGTTTCTCGCATTTGGGGTCGACATACCATATACGAATTGGATCTCTCTTCTAATAAAAAAGATATTTTTGATGCTTTTCAGAAATTTGCAACAGAGGGAAAAAAAGATCAGAGAATTAAATTACGCCCATTCGCACAAGAAAAACCAAGCTTTAGCACGCGCTTAAAAAGAGATTTTTTCTTCTCTATGCCTATGATACGGTTTCTACGAAGACATATGATGGGAAGAGAAGACACTATTTATCTTCATACACAAGACATTTTCAAGCACCTTAAATCAACCAATGGTGAGCGCCTCAACTACGTACTTCTTGATGACAAAATGGTTATCGCAAGAGTAAACGCCAATGGCACTGCTAGCGAGAAGCATAGAAAAGTTGCTGATTGGGCACTTAGTAAACATGCTCTTCTTGCTGGCCGTCAAGATGTTTATTGCTCGGGTGAAATGTGGTATGACAAGGAAAAAAACCGCTTCATGATGAATTATGATTCAGGTACTTATTCACCAACTATTGAGCGTGTAAAAGAAGTTGCTAATCTTGCTAATCGCATCTTTGATGCTGCAAAATTTGATAACTCTTTTGAAGCTGTAGCAGAAACAAAAGTCGCATAAAAATAATAGGAGCTAATGATTATGTCTATTCCTTATAATGATAATCTTCAATGGCATACTTATGCTTCTAATTCTAATTGGTATAAAAACCAACCTGAAGTTATAACTGCATTATTGATGGATTTTAGCGATGTGACAAAGCGAGCTGCAACTGAAGCTTTAGCGCAAATTTTCAAAGAATCTGTTTTACGAAGCATCCAATTCATCCGTGATGGAGCAAGGCTCGTGCTAAAAGTACCCATTCGCTCAGTCTGGACACCAATCATCCTTTCAAAAAATTGGAGAGAATTTGAGCGTACTAAAATTAATGTAAAATTAACTGGATATTCTGCAGTCCAATGGATCTTCGTGCCATTTAAATCTGTTACAGCTCTTGCTGCCCTTGTTGTATCAGTAGTCTCAAAGGATGGAGCAAATTGGCTACTTAATAAAAGCGAGAGTTGGACTGTTTATCTCGATGGGAGGGCTGCGCAGCTAGAAGCACTTAAAGAAGTGGGTGCAAAGAGAGCGCCAGATCGAAATCAATATGATGCATATAAGCAGTGGCTTTACGATATTGATCCAAAGCTTTGTTGTAAACCGAGTAAGTAATGACTAGTATCTATTCAATTACAGAGAATTTATTTACAGTTGCGAATAATATACATCAAAATTTTTTTCATTTTAGAATAGAAACAGAAAGAGATGGAACGCAAATTATTAAAAAAAATGGCGTTTTAAGAGAAATATTTTTCTACTTTTTTTATTCAAGCCAGTCCCACAAAAAAACACTTCAAGACTTAATCAACCAAAATGTCAGTGACTTGTCAAGCTTTGGACGTGAAAATTTTATTGCTCAACACACTTGTGAAACAACAGAATTGTTTATTGCTGCTCAAAAATATAACCAAACAGTAGAAAGGACAAAAAAGTATCCCAAAACATTAGGGCATCAACTTACATTAAATTTAGTCCATAATCCAAAAGTTTTAGAATTAAATCCTTCAAAAATTCTTGCAGTCAAAGATGTTCTTATCCCTGAGGACCTTCAAAACGATAAACCCACAGTTTGTAAAGAAAATCGCATGTGTATAAAACACAATGTTCGTCGTTATCCAGGAGATAATATTGACCACAGCACAGAAGCTAGCCGCATTTTTATCAGCACTCAAAAAGAAAGACTTTTAAGTATCATAGGTCGTGTGATTGAGGCTATTTCTAAGATATTTGGATTTAAAGTGAACACATTCCAAAAATATCATTATCGTAAAAATAATGAAACAGATGAGCAGATCTATGCAGCATCAATAAGCCCTTTAAGCAACACAGTTACGGAACCCACCTCGTTTTGGTTAGGACATGCCTCTTTGTTTTTGAGCATTCCTTTAAAATCACCAAGTGGAAAATTAGCAGCTTTTCATGTCATTACAGATCCTGTCGAAGGGGATTTAAATGCGATTCTCTATCCAAGGCAAACAAAATTTGCCCGTCCTATAGAAAAAATGCCTGCCCCTGATGTCTATTTGCTTTCTCATAATCATTTAGACCATTATAGCAAAGAGACAGTCAAAAAACTGTTTGCTCAACAACCAATTATGATGGTTCCTCAGGGGGATAAGGAACGCTATTCAACACTTGCTAAGGAGCTTGGTTTTGATGATGCTAACATTATAGAACTTGATTGGTGGGAA comes from Chlamydiales bacterium and encodes:
- a CDS encoding metal ABC transporter permease, whose product is MIAFIQAFLTNPILQTALLAGIVASVASGIVGSYVVVKRIVFISGSIAHSVLGGMGLCLWLKRTQGIEYATPILGALIAAVVSALIIGWIHLKYRQREDSVIATLWAVGMAVGVIFISQTPGFNVELMSFLLGNILWVSHSDIWMLCSLDIVVLGIVLLLHKRFLAICFDEEQAYLQGIPVHTLYLLLLALIAVSVVLLIQVVGIILAIAMLTLPATIAGLFTKRLSLIMVFAIIISAAFCIFGTMLSYNLDWPAGATIALVAGCAYLGCLFKAHKVKS
- a CDS encoding zinc ABC transporter substrate-binding protein translates to MHLFFLFFVFLASFLTAQEKPRVLVSIAPEKFFVERIADDSVVVDVLVPPGASPHSFEPSPKQIINASRAIIWFRIGEPFEPRAIDVLTSHKPNMIIIDTRKDIPLLTMDSHAKCKGCSQHGDDKDTHIWLSPRLAQVQAKTIKDALITAFPENRELYEKNFCSLIHDLQDLDKELILLFQSMPVRYILVSHPAFGYLGRDYNFVQLSLEIEGKDPSSRQLTELLNKVRSLNLTRVFTQEQYQNKGALLIAKEINAQIYSVDPYSGDYLNNLKKIGLLFSNH
- the rpmA gene encoding 50S ribosomal protein L27, with the translated sequence MAHKKGQGSSRNGRDSVSKRLGVKACQGEFVTAGSILIRQRGTKWHPAKHVGRGNDDTLFALVDGTVMFRKTNRTYVSVQPVI
- a CDS encoding ABC transporter ATP-binding protein — encoded protein: MSIIQTESLSFSYEDEWILQNVTVSVEANEFIGIIGPNGGGKTTLLKLIMGLLRPTQGSISVLGESPKAARKKIAYVPQVMRFDKHFPISVFELVLGGRLSFAPWWGGFPEKDKKYALNVLEQVNLIDFKDRPFGTLSGGQAQRALIARALASDPEILLLDEPTASVDVHAEADIYDILIKLKNNKTILMVTHDLKAIMKHVQRIFCVQKEVVVLRPEQVCEHFAIGLYHPPITPFFPRKQ
- a CDS encoding MBL fold metallo-hydrolase is translated as MTSIYSITENLFTVANNIHQNFFHFRIETERDGTQIIKKNGVLREIFFYFFYSSQSHKKTLQDLINQNVSDLSSFGRENFIAQHTCETTELFIAAQKYNQTVERTKKYPKTLGHQLTLNLVHNPKVLELNPSKILAVKDVLIPEDLQNDKPTVCKENRMCIKHNVRRYPGDNIDHSTEASRIFISTQKERLLSIIGRVIEAISKIFGFKVNTFQKYHYRKNNETDEQIYAASISPLSNTVTEPTSFWLGHASLFLSIPLKSPSGKLAAFHVITDPVEGDLNAILYPRQTKFARPIEKMPAPDVYLLSHNHLDHYSKETVKKLFAQQPIMMVPQGDKERYSTLAKELGFDDANIIELDWWEKKKVTFEKNGETFFMQISATPARHWSGQGPCGGHESTFLGYVIQGHEEGDIYFAGDTARLSDNHIQKLQDHFNIRWNFQPGGPDEVRKDMESTHQASVDGLWMHFKMMIPKIYTKGMDKQEFLKRAIELKTIYMHTMTYKLGNLHISDTKDSVDKVLKALESDEIEALELKSYEEQVYHELCDLGDRLTFSQSEKLLHSEVALLLAKTVIVPKIGSRIGLKGTKAKQTKSIYF
- the obgE gene encoding GTPase ObgE, whose product is MFVDHVTVKFAAGKGGNGVVAWRREKFMPKGGPSGGNGGKGGSVILIADDQVPSLEAYRNRRLIKADDGKAGGASSRQGKKGDDLTIKVPCGTLVKDKKTGDILFDLTEHGQTFILCQGGKGGKGNEFYKTPTRQAPNFCTLGTPGQQKEVELELKLIADIGLVGFPNAGKSTFMSKVTYVPVKIAAYPFTTLRPNLGYIQLENKKKLLLADIPGIIEGAHANKGLGLEFLRHIERTQLLIYIVDASGIDGRNPVDDLLVLQNELKSYDEELLKRPFLVVLNKMDADDSEMYAEEFREKYPFTKETLFEISALTGDGIPSLLHTLCEIYS
- the rplU gene encoding 50S ribosomal protein L21 encodes the protein MYAIIATGGKQYRVEKGDVIDVELLGQEVDSAVEFNEVLFIGNGSTTKVGDPHIGGSIVKGELVDEVKGPKVVAFKYKRRKNYRRKVGHRQRYSRVKITDIIG